A region of Argentina anserina chromosome 5, drPotAnse1.1, whole genome shotgun sequence DNA encodes the following proteins:
- the LOC126794391 gene encoding protein DETOXIFICATION 27-like yields MEHSRDEIGAGSDLTLSLLPESSIPENGGSGYDDKEEGKLPVRVWVESKKLWQIVGPAIFSRIASYTMNVVTQAFAGHLGEVELAAISIANTVIVGFNFGLLLGMASALETLCGQAFGAKRYHMLGIYLQRSWIVLFLCCFALLPVYVFATPILKLMGQTDEVAEQSGLVAVWLIPLHFSFAFQFPMQRFLQCQLKNFIIAWVALAGLVVNVFTSWLLIYVLDCGVVGAAIALDISWWFLVFGMYIYIACGWCPLTWAGFSMEAFSGLWQFIKLSAASGVMLCLENWYYRILILMTGYLSDATIAVDALSVCMTINGWELMIPLAFFAGTGVRVANELGAGNWKGAKFATKVAVAESTVIGFFFCVLVVVLRDKIALIFTTSTDVLAEVDDMTYLLAITILLNSVQPVLSGVAVGSGWQAWVAYINLFCYYIVGLPLGFVMGWVFNLSIAGIWGGMIFGGTFIQTVILAIITVRRDWKNEAEDASKRVSKWSTPNPEDKQSDYQNNT; encoded by the exons ATGGAACACAGCAGGGATGAAATTGGTGCAGGTTCTGATCTTACCCTGTCCCTGTTACCGGAATCTTCAATACCAGAAAACGGCGGTTCCGGTTACGACGATAAAGAGGAAGGCAAGCTTCCCGTGAGGGTGTGGGTGGAGTCCAAGAAGCTATGGCAGATAGTCGGCCCCGCCATCTTCAGCCGGATCGCCTCTTACACCATGAATGTCGTTACGCAGGCGTTCGCCGGTCACCTCGGTGAAGTCGAACTCGCAGCCATCTCCATTGCCAATACTGTCATCGTCGGCTTCAATTTCGGGCTCTTG CTAGGAATGGCAAGCGCACTAGAAACACTATGTGGGCAAGCCTTTGGAGCCAAAAGGTACCACATGCTTGGGATATACCTCCAAAGATCATGGATTGTGTTGTTTCTCTGCTGCTTTGCTCTGTTGCCGGTTTATGTTTTTGCTACTCCGATTCTTAAACTCATGGGACAAACTGATGAGGTGGCGGAGCAGTCGGGACTGGTGGCTGTGTGGCTCATACCCTTGCACTTTAGCTTTGCATTCCAGTTTCCTATGCAGAGATTCTTGCAATGTCAGCTGAAGAACTTTATCATCGCTTGGGTTGCGTTAGCTGGATTGGTGGTTAATGTGTTCACAAGTTGGCTTCTAATCTATGTGTTGGATTGTGGGGTGGTTGGTGCTGCTATTGCTTTGGATATCTCTTGGTGGTTTTTGGTATTTGggatgtacatatatattgctTGTGGTTGGTGCCCTCTTACTTGGGCAGGTTTTTCTATGGAGGCCTTTTCTGGGCTTTGGCAATTCATCAAACTCTCTGCTGCTTCTGGTGTTATGCTctg CTTGGAGAACTGGTATTACAGAATACTGATATTAATGACCGGCTACTTAAGTGATGCCACTATTGCTGTGGATGCCTTGTCGGTTTG CATGACAATTAATGGTTGGGAGCTCATGATTCCTTTAGCTTTCTTTGCTGGAACTGG AGTAAGGGTGGCAAATGAGTTGGGAGCTGGAAACTGGAAGGGAGCGAAATTTGCAACAAAGGTAGCAGTGGCAGAGTCCACAGTAATAGGTTTCTTTTTCTGTGTACTTGTGGTGGTACTCAGGGACAAGATCGCGCTAATATTCACAACCAGCACTGATGTCCTCGCCGAAGTTGATGATATGACTTACCTCTTGGCCATCACAATTTTACTCAACAGCGTTCAACCAGTATTATCAG GAGTAGCCGTGGGATCAGGATGGCAAGCATGGGTGGCATACATTAATCTCTTCTGCTACTACATTGTTGGGCTACCTCTTGGGTTTGTAATGGGATGGGTCTTCAACTTGAGCATTGcg GGTATTTGGGGTGGAATGATCTTTGGTGGAACTTTTATACAGACGGTGATATTGGCTATCATAACAGTAAGACGAGATTGGAAAAACGAG GCTGAGGACGCCAGCAAACGTGTATCGAAGTGGTCGACGCCTAATCCAGAAGACAAGCAATCAGATTATCAGAACAACACCTAG